Part of the Bacteroidales bacterium genome, GTTCGGCGCCGGGGCGGTAAACGATCTTTGCCCCTTTGATGGTGGCAGCGGTAACGGCTTCAGCGGTTTCGGCGCTGTCGCTTTTCAGGTTTACGGTGAAGGTTCCGAGCTTGCCTAGGCTCACGGTGTTGCCGTCGGCCAGCTCATCGGCCACGGTTTCGAGCAATCCCATGATTACGGCATACACATCGGTGCGGCTCACG contains:
- a CDS encoding HU family DNA-binding protein, with amino-acid sequence VSRTDVYAVIMGLLETVADELADGNTVSLGKLGTFTVNLKSDSAETAEAVTAATIKGAKIVYRPGAELKNMLKTLKFEKKA